The Betaproteobacteria bacterium nucleotide sequence CACTACAAGGACCTACACGACGCAACACCTCTAGCAAGTCTAAGCGCGCAGGCGTAAGGTCGGCAAAGAGCGAACGCGCGGATTCGAAACTCAAATGAAAATCTGGTGATCGGCCCTGCCGCGCGCGGTTAGCACTCTTACCGCAAATCTCGCTCAATGTGATGAAGATAAGCATAGTCGCGAAGACGCTCAGGAATACTGCTGCCACGCCGAATGGGAACAAGGTCAAACTTA carries:
- a CDS encoding MarR family transcriptional regulator, producing MLIFITLSEICGKSANRARQGRSPDFHLSFESARSLFADLTPARLDLLEVLRRVGPCSVYALAKASERNYSNVHADIARLEELGLVERSEDSTINVPFESIEILVPLAQPA